A window from Tenacibaculum singaporense encodes these proteins:
- the moaC gene encoding cyclic pyranopterin monophosphate synthase MoaC: MSNFSHINEQNQPKMVNVSDKKITKRTAIAKATMFLGSEIVSHFSNDELITKKGPVFQTAIIAGIQAVKKTSDIIPMCHPLLINGVDIDINIVDDEYVEVFCKVTIEGKTGVEMEALTGASATCLTIYDMCKAISQKMVIQEVKLIEKTGGKSDIKNG, translated from the coding sequence GTGAGCAACTTTTCCCACATAAACGAACAAAATCAACCTAAAATGGTAAATGTTTCTGATAAAAAAATCACGAAACGTACAGCCATTGCCAAAGCTACTATGTTTTTAGGTTCAGAAATTGTGAGTCATTTTTCTAATGATGAACTCATCACTAAAAAGGGACCTGTTTTTCAAACCGCTATCATTGCTGGAATTCAAGCAGTGAAAAAAACCTCTGATATTATTCCAATGTGTCATCCTTTGTTAATCAATGGAGTGGATATCGACATCAATATTGTAGACGATGAGTATGTAGAGGTTTTTTGTAAAGTGACCATTGAAGGAAAAACAGGAGTAGAAATGGAAGCGCTTACAGGAGCTTCTGCAACTTGTTTAACCATTTACGATATGTGTAAAGCAATCAGTCAAAAAATGGTGATTCAAGAAGTGAAATTGATAGAGAAAACTGGTGGTAAATCGGATATTAAAAATGGATAA
- a CDS encoding molybdopterin molybdotransferase MoeA, giving the protein MITVEEAKHIILENTQDFGIEEIPFLQAVGRVLKEDIVADRDFPPFNRVAMDGIAINHRFFEHGVRDFKTEGIQAAGSPQQTLDNAANCYEVMTGAVLPNNTDTVIRYEDVEINTLVATITIDEIKEGQNIHTQGSDKSEGTILIKKNTIISAAEIGVLATVGKATVKVAKQPKVMIVSTGDELVDVNENPLDHQIRRSNVYTLVSLLNDLKIPAETAHITDEKQILKEKIESYLKQYDVLLFSGAVSKGKFDFLPEVLDELGVQKLFHRISQRPGKPFWFGTTDNCNVFAFPGNPVSTFVNCLVYFYPWHYKSVGVSSEEKTAILVKDLTFKPNLSCFLQVKLTSEKGQVYATPIQGNGSGDLASLVEADGFIELPKTEEVVFKKGSVFPILTYRGF; this is encoded by the coding sequence ATGATAACAGTAGAAGAAGCCAAACATATAATTTTAGAAAACACACAAGATTTCGGAATTGAAGAAATTCCATTTTTACAAGCTGTCGGAAGAGTTTTAAAAGAAGATATTGTCGCTGATAGAGATTTTCCTCCATTCAACCGAGTGGCAATGGATGGTATTGCGATTAATCATCGTTTTTTTGAGCACGGTGTTCGCGATTTTAAAACTGAAGGAATCCAAGCTGCTGGAAGTCCACAACAAACACTGGATAATGCCGCCAACTGTTATGAGGTTATGACAGGAGCTGTATTACCTAACAATACTGATACAGTAATTCGCTATGAAGATGTTGAGATTAATACGCTAGTAGCTACTATTACTATTGATGAAATTAAAGAAGGACAAAACATCCATACACAGGGTTCTGATAAAAGTGAAGGTACAATTCTAATAAAAAAGAACACTATAATTTCTGCTGCTGAAATTGGAGTACTGGCTACTGTGGGTAAAGCTACTGTTAAAGTAGCTAAACAACCAAAAGTAATGATTGTTTCTACAGGGGATGAATTGGTTGATGTAAATGAAAACCCATTAGATCATCAAATTCGTAGAAGCAATGTATACACGTTAGTTTCCTTATTGAACGATTTAAAAATTCCAGCAGAAACAGCCCATATTACTGATGAAAAACAAATTTTAAAAGAAAAAATTGAATCGTATTTAAAACAATACGATGTACTGTTATTTAGTGGAGCAGTTAGTAAGGGGAAGTTTGATTTTTTACCTGAAGTTTTAGATGAATTGGGTGTTCAAAAGTTATTTCACAGAATTTCGCAACGACCTGGGAAACCATTTTGGTTCGGCACTACAGATAACTGCAATGTCTTTGCATTCCCTGGAAATCCAGTTTCAACCTTTGTAAATTGTTTGGTGTATTTTTACCCTTGGCATTATAAATCTGTTGGAGTTTCTTCCGAAGAAAAAACAGCAATTTTAGTAAAAGACCTTACTTTTAAACCTAATCTAAGCTGTTTTTTACAAGTAAAATTAACTTCTGAAAAAGGACAAGTATACGCAACTCCAATACAAGGAAATGGCTCAGGAGATTTGGCTAGCTTAGTAGAAGCAGATGGTTTTATCGAGCTCCCGAAAACCGAAGAAGTAGTATTTAAAAAAGGAAGTGTTTTTCCGATACTAACGTATCGGGGTTTTTAA